From Candidatus Paceibacterota bacterium, a single genomic window includes:
- a CDS encoding recombinase family protein, with product MNEDAQKEEKLVAVYARVSTSNQEDQQTIEAQLSEVNEFAKKNNFKIVREYKDEGWSGDILARPELDQLRHDARNKIWEAVLIYDPDRLGRRLLYQQIVIDELKQKGIDILFVTMPPIKNETDELMFGIRGLFAQYEKAKITERFRIGKVNRVKNGHVLTTEAPYGYTYIWNKGKRGNADYVAGHYIVNEYEAKIIKDVFTWVGDEKLTLRAVVKRLQKLGIQPRKSKRGVWNTSTLSTLLKHEVFIGTTYWGASYAVIPERPYKTEGYKKVKKTSRKMRPKTQWYPIKVPAIIDKDLFDRVGWQLRKNFETLGRNKVNEYLLAGRIYCLCGARRAGEGVQRGKHLYYRCENRVHTFPLPPTCAEPGINAKIADVLLWKNIEELFKSPELLSKQIERFRKNRPNRMPHGSTIDINSTKKEITRLQVQEDRFASAYSKEIISLEKFEEYVAPVREKIRMFENQIAKARLEENPPEETKLPNENEVEAFAKESVQFIQNLNFQAKQDIIRRTVDKVMGNGKELQVYGTIRLSQIYVVFYPEYSSGSNSIGQTITNSNVVFSTKYRNRRFAECGEVHIV from the coding sequence ATGAATGAGGATGCACAAAAAGAAGAAAAGTTGGTTGCTGTGTACGCAAGGGTCTCCACCTCAAATCAGGAAGATCAGCAGACAATTGAGGCGCAGCTTTCTGAAGTAAATGAATTTGCTAAGAAAAACAATTTTAAAATTGTTCGAGAATATAAAGACGAAGGATGGAGTGGTGATATTCTTGCTCGGCCAGAATTAGATCAGCTCCGGCATGATGCAAGAAATAAGATTTGGGAAGCAGTACTTATATACGACCCAGACAGGCTCGGTCGCAGACTTCTATATCAACAAATCGTCATTGATGAATTGAAGCAGAAGGGAATTGATATCTTATTTGTAACAATGCCTCCTATAAAAAATGAGACGGATGAACTTATGTTTGGTATACGAGGCCTATTTGCTCAATATGAGAAAGCAAAAATAACTGAGAGATTTCGTATTGGGAAAGTTAATCGGGTCAAAAATGGACATGTTCTGACTACTGAAGCTCCGTACGGGTATACCTACATTTGGAATAAAGGTAAGCGTGGAAATGCGGATTATGTTGCCGGACATTATATAGTCAATGAGTATGAAGCTAAAATCATAAAGGATGTATTCACTTGGGTGGGGGATGAGAAGTTAACTCTTCGAGCTGTTGTTAAGAGACTCCAGAAGCTTGGTATACAGCCTCGCAAAAGTAAAAGAGGAGTATGGAACACAAGCACACTAAGCACATTGTTAAAGCACGAGGTGTTTATCGGGACTACATATTGGGGCGCATCGTATGCCGTCATTCCAGAGAGGCCTTATAAAACGGAAGGATACAAAAAAGTAAAGAAAACTAGTAGAAAAATGAGGCCAAAAACCCAATGGTATCCTATAAAAGTTCCAGCCATTATAGATAAAGATTTATTTGATCGTGTGGGGTGGCAGTTGAGAAAGAATTTTGAGACATTGGGCAGGAATAAAGTAAATGAGTATCTGTTAGCAGGTAGAATTTATTGTCTTTGTGGAGCAAGGAGGGCAGGGGAAGGTGTGCAGAGAGGTAAACATCTATATTATCGTTGTGAGAATCGAGTCCATACATTCCCGCTACCTCCTACTTGTGCTGAACCCGGAATTAACGCCAAGATTGCTGACGTTCTTTTGTGGAAGAATATTGAAGAACTCTTTAAATCTCCTGAGTTATTAAGCAAACAAATTGAACGATTCCGAAAAAACCGCCCAAATCGTATGCCTCATGGATCAACAATTGACATAAACAGCACGAAGAAAGAAATTACAAGATTACAAGTACAGGAGGATCGTTTCGCCAGCGCATATTCAAAAGAAATTATTTCTCTGGAAAAGTTTGAAGAATACGTTGCTCCGGTACGAGAGAAGATTCGCATGTTTGAAAACCAAATAGCGAAAGCCCGTCTGGAAGAAAATCCTCCCGAGGAAACTAAACTGCCAAATGAAAACGAGGTGGAAGCGTTTGCTAAAGAGTCAGTCCAATTTATTCAGAACTTGAATTTTCAAGCAAAACAAGACATCATTAGACGCACTGTAGATAAAGTAATGGGCAATGGCAAAGAATTGCAAGTCTATGGGACTATCAGATTAAGTCAAATTTATGTCGTCTTCTACCCTGAGTATAGCAGTGGCTCGAACTCAATTGGACAGACAATAACAAATTCAAATGTCGTCTTCAGCACTAAGTATAGGAATCGTCGGTTTGCCGAATGTGGGGAAGTCCACATTGTTTAA
- a CDS encoding DUF5671 domain-containing protein produces the protein MTTAKDFFLHLGSMVGLYAIAISLTNLLFKIINEAYPAIETYNYYYSGSLISLQVAILIIVFPIFILLNWLLEKSYTLDPMKKQAGIKKWLTYITLFVGGIILVGDLVTVLYKFLDGQDLTLAFILKAVVVLIVAGGVFGFYLQEIRERLISGKKVWAIVSAVLVLASIILGFAIMGSPQTQRLVRYDSQKVSDLQNIQWQVLNYWQRIGTMPQNLSQMADPISGFIIPVDPQGSGYEYEYQLIKGNEFKLCATFNLDSKENSLISKPYTPVQENWTHSVGKTCFERTIDPNLYPVAKPVR, from the coding sequence ATGACTACAGCAAAAGATTTCTTTTTACATCTAGGTTCGATGGTCGGTTTGTATGCTATCGCTATAAGTTTAACCAATCTACTTTTCAAAATAATTAATGAAGCCTATCCAGCGATAGAAACCTATAATTACTACTATTCAGGATCACTCATAAGTCTACAGGTAGCCATCCTTATAATAGTTTTTCCTATTTTTATTTTACTTAATTGGTTACTTGAGAAATCCTATACTCTCGACCCGATGAAAAAGCAGGCAGGCATCAAGAAGTGGCTGACATATATCACTCTTTTTGTCGGTGGAATAATCCTAGTAGGGGATTTGGTAACAGTGCTTTATAAATTCTTAGATGGGCAAGATTTGACTCTGGCCTTTATTCTTAAAGCAGTCGTGGTCCTGATAGTGGCCGGAGGAGTTTTCGGATTCTATTTACAAGAAATCCGAGAGAGGCTAATTTCCGGTAAAAAAGTTTGGGCAATCGTGAGCGCAGTTTTAGTTTTGGCTTCCATCATTTTAGGCTTTGCCATTATGGGTTCACCACAGACACAGAGACTCGTGAGATACGACAGTCAAAAAGTATCTGACCTCCAAAATATCCAGTGGCAAGTATTAAATTATTGGCAGAGAATAGGCACAATGCCTCAAAACCTATCTCAAATGGCTGACCCTATTTCAGGATTTATAATTCCTGTCGATCCTCAAGGTTCTGGGTATGAATACGAGTATCAGCTCATAAAAGGTAACGAGTTTAAATTGTGCGCCACTTTCAACCTCGACTCAAAAGAAAATAGCCTCATAAGCAAACCATACACTCCAGTGCAAGAAAATTGGACTCATAGCGTAGGTAAAACTTGTTTCGAAAGAACGATTGATCCAAATTTGTATCCAGTAGCAAAACCAGTAAGATAA
- a CDS encoding DUF559 domain-containing protein: protein MERVYNLKNLLNNRRELRKNQTPQEQILWWYLRNDQLGYRFRRQFSVGGYILDFYCPKKKLGIEVDGAIHNKKEVREYDKIRNVFFANMGFLVLRFSNDQIEKSIKDVLDTIKQNLRSK from the coding sequence ATGGAGAGAGTTTATAATTTAAAAAATCTTCTTAATAACCGACGAGAACTTAGGAAGAACCAAACCCCTCAAGAGCAAATTCTTTGGTGGTATCTAAGAAATGACCAACTGGGCTACAGATTCAGGCGTCAGTTTAGTGTTGGAGGATATATTTTAGATTTCTATTGTCCTAAAAAGAAATTAGGAATAGAAGTCGACGGAGCAATTCATAATAAAAAAGAAGTTAGGGAATACGATAAAATTAGAAATGTTTTCTTTGCCAATATGGGGTTTCTCGTTTTGAGGTTCTCTAATGATCAAATTGAGAAGTCTATTAAAGATGTTTTAGATACAATAAAGCAGAATTTGAGATCGAAGTGA
- a CDS encoding DUF933 domain-containing protein, translating into MSSSALSIGIVGLPNVGKSTLFNALTKKSVPAENYPFCTIDPSVGIVPVPDERLDKLAEISASAKKIPAIVEFTDIAGLVKGAAEGEGLGNKFLSHIREVDAIAEVVRIFEDKDILHVAGKVDPLFDIEIINLELEKANLHKPILYVLNTSEAAENRKEIIEKLPTSSDGKPAQYVEVDPIFGTGLDNLIKKSYELLDLITFFTTGKDETRGWTTKRDSTAPEAGRVIHTDFRDKFIRAEVVAYDKLIEAGSFAAAREKGWVRTEGKEYIVQDGDVIEFLI; encoded by the coding sequence ATGTCGTCTTCAGCACTAAGTATAGGAATCGTCGGTTTGCCGAATGTGGGGAAGTCCACATTGTTTAACGCGCTTACGAAGAAAAGTGTGCCGGCTGAGAATTATCCTTTTTGCACAATTGACCCGAGTGTGGGAATAGTACCTGTACCTGACGAGAGGCTTGATAAATTAGCTGAAATATCAGCATCGGCTAAAAAAATTCCAGCGATTGTCGAGTTTACTGACATCGCCGGGCTAGTAAAAGGAGCGGCGGAAGGGGAGGGCCTAGGCAACAAATTTCTTTCGCATATTCGTGAGGTAGATGCTATAGCAGAAGTAGTGAGAATTTTTGAAGATAAAGATATTTTACACGTGGCCGGTAAAGTCGACCCGCTTTTTGATATTGAAATTATAAATTTGGAACTAGAGAAGGCTAATTTACACAAACCTATTTTGTATGTTTTGAATACTTCGGAAGCTGCGGAAAATAGGAAGGAAATTATAGAAAAACTGCCTACTTCATCGGATGGGAAGCCTGCGCAATATGTAGAAGTAGATCCTATTTTCGGCACTGGACTCGATAATTTGATCAAGAAAAGCTATGAACTTCTAGATTTGATCACTTTTTTTACTACGGGCAAAGATGAGACAAGGGGTTGGACGACAAAAAGGGATTCGACTGCGCCTGAAGCTGGAAGAGTCATCCATACTGATTTTAGAGATAAATTTATAAGAGCTGAAGTAGTAGCTTACGACAAGCTTATTGAAGCTGGTTCTTTTGCCGCCGCTCGTGAGAAAGGTTGGGTCAGAACAGAAGGTAAAGAGTATATTGTGCAAGATGGGGACGTGATCGAATTTTTGATATAA